The Gossypium hirsutum isolate 1008001.06 chromosome D07, Gossypium_hirsutum_v2.1, whole genome shotgun sequence genome includes the window AGGCCCAACCAATAATAGAAATCACCCACATCATTGCTTGGCTAAAGCTCAAAAGATGAACATGGAACCACGCAAGACAGTTTTTCTTCATCATGGCCTGCACCACCCAATTTAGTTGCTCAAAAAACCCTGGTTGGTTCATGTCAATTCAACAACAGATGCATGATGTGTGGTAATAGATATATCAGATCATCCTTACTCTTCAGCAATGTCTTCAGCTTTCCAGACCACATCTTTCAATCCCGATGAAAATTGTTTGTAGAACTGTcgtattaaatgatgaattaataCATGGAGTTGAACTTAAGAAAGCTTCACAATAAAGGCATCCAACCATCCATTCATAGTTCCGTTACGTAGAGGAAGGAAATTAAATGAAAGTATACCTTGTGAAACTCCAATGTGTCACCCCCAGTTTTCCGGAGCTCTACCATATGTAAGCAGGGAGCCACCTCAAACACCTGAGATTCAAAAGTGTCACGTTTTCCATGTTTCTCTCAAAGTTTTCTAcaaaatttctagtgattttgaGCTCTTCAAGGGGTTACTTTTGGATAGATAGAGGATTGTCAAAGATTAAAAACCATGtgctaatattttaataaaacagtATCATTCAAGGGGATGAGTCTCCAGCATAGACTCTTAAAATCCTTCCAATGGGAGTTTAGAAAATAGGCTTGAGACTATTATATCATGCAAAAATGATCTAGACTGTAATTTAACTAATCAATCAGTAAACTTCAATTATTTTCAATATAACTTAAAAGAGTGCTTCACTGGTTAGCAAACAATTCAGTACCTCGGTGGCCACAGAAAGTTGGCCCTTTCTCCCATTTTTGTCACCTTTCAACTTCATCTGTGATAATATGAATGTATCAAATATGTGAGAGTtgaaaaagaatttgtaacaGTTGAAAACTCATATCACCAAAATCAGAACAAGCAAATCGAATGAGGATAAACCAAACCTTGTAGTTTTGCTTGTGAACGTTAAACCCCAGAGGCTTTGCAGCTTCCTCAATTTTGGAGATGATTTCATTAGGAGGACAATGGGAAGCAAAACGGGTTTCTCGCTTCACATGACCCTATTGTTTCAATTCAAACCAACAAAGATGAAAGATACACTTAGCTACAAAAGAATTTTCGTATTTTACAAAAtggaaacaggagatccagactAAGACGCAGGTAGTTCTTCAAGTTCTTCAATTACATACCGTAGGCTTCTCAAACAACTTGTCAAGGCTAAAGCTTTGAGACCTAGAGATAAACTCAAAAGCATTCAAGGACTCGGGTTTCTCTTTCCTTTCTGTTACAAAGTGTTCCTGCAAAATAAACAAATGATAAGTATCATAGGATCTTATTACCATTTCACTCTAAGTAGATTATCTGCAAACACACCGGTCCAGTTTTGGATAACCACTTAAGTCTATAGacctaaaatataataatatgctATTTTAAGAGATTATGCTTATATAGACCTCATTTTCTAGAGAAACAAAGCAGACACATGACAAAAATGTCTTACCGTTGAGTCATTAAAAGCTGCATCTACATCATCAAGATTTACATCCTCTTCCTCCTCAAATTTGGGTGGTTTGTACCCTTTCTTGAACCATTCATCGTTTAAGATATCATGGATAGTTATACGCTGCAACAAATAATATCCAGTGTTTCAACGGAAAGCATGTTCAACTATAAGAAGTTACAgtgtttaaaaaaacaaaagaaagagatAAAAGGAAGTTAATTGCTTAATATTCTTATTATCATTCTCTAAGTCTCAAAGCATGACTGAATTCTGAACTTACTGTAAGAGGGTTTGGATCAAGAATACGCTTTATGAATTTCTTTGCACCAGGCGAAAGCCATGACGGACAAGTGAAATCGGCCTTCCCAATCTGAATTTCATCAAGATGTACCAAAAGTTTTAGTGAAGTTCTCATCTAAATAGAGAAGCCAATTCTGGGAATACTCACTTTGTTATACAAGGTTATAAGGTTTGGCTCATCAAAAGGCAAATAACCAGCCATAAGTACAAACAGAATAACTCCACAAGACCAAATATCAGATGATTTTCCATCATAACCCTTATCCTTAAGTACCTGTCAAGAAAAATGGCAGGTATGAGGTAACAGAGTGAACAAAAAGTGGCAGCATTAAAGCTTATTGTCTCAATAAAGTCATGATAGAATACCTCTGGAGCAACATAATTTGGAGTGCCACATGCAGTGTGAAGCAATCCATCCTCCTACATTCCAAAAATGTTAGAAAGGTTTGCATCTATACcatattaaagaaaaagaaagattacACTAAAACAAAAGACAGTTTTTccctctttcttttccttcttaaTTGATATTTAGCATTTATATAATCTCAATTGCCAACTAAAAGCTTTGACCTATGGCTATTATATTATAACTTTTTGTATCGAGAAACCATCCTAGCAAATGAGGAGTAAATGCTTACCCGAACTTGCTGTGAGAAAGCACTCAAtccaaaatctgaaattttaagaACACCATAGGAGTCCAAAAGAAGATTTTCTGGCTGCAAAAAATGAAATGAACATGTCACATATGAATCGGGAAGCAAAACCCATGTTCCAAAGTGGAAAGCTTTTAAGCAGTCATCAATCAGTTAATTGAAGCTGAACCTTCAAATCTCTATGGTAGACGCCTCTACTGTGGCAGTAATCAACAGCATTAATAAGCTGGTGGAAATAGCTTCTAGCCTCATCTTCTTTGAGTCTCCCGTGCCTGGCCTATAAATATCAAAGATTTATGACTTTAAACAATAAACTGCTATTGCGAATAGAAACTCAATGAgcgaatttatataaaatttgctTCATCTTCTTTTAACTATAAATGCCCAACAAGTCCTTACAATTTTGTCGAAGAGCTCGCCACCATTAACGAACTCGATCACGATGTAAATCTTTGTCTTGCTCGCCATAACCTATGCATTAGAagcaaaattaaagtaaaaaaaaaaaatcttatcaaCAATGCAAAGCAGAATAAACCAAACACCATAATTGCAGACATTAGTTTTATTTACCTCAAATATTTTAATGACATTGGGATGCTTGATGAGCTTCATCGTTGAGATTTCGTTTTTTATCTGCCCCGAATAAAATCGCAATcattaaaagagagaaaaaaaaaagaaacgaaaATATCAATGATTGAATATGAAACAGGCGAACATATTTGATCATGAACCCAGATTCGATTTAATCCAACGTTTGACCTATAGACCGCCACATTAAACATGGTCCCA containing:
- the LOC107954423 gene encoding CBL-interacting serine/threonine-protein kinase 9 encodes the protein MSTKKKTSQGHLSRTRIGKYNLGRTLGEGSFAKVKFAENVETGQCVAIKILDRDQVLRHRMVEQIKNEISTMKLIKHPNVIKIFEVMASKTKIYIVIEFVNGGELFDKIARHGRLKEDEARSYFHQLINAVDYCHSRGVYHRDLKPENLLLDSYGVLKISDFGLSAFSQQVREDGLLHTACGTPNYVAPEVLKDKGYDGKSSDIWSCGVILFVLMAGYLPFDEPNLITLYNKIGKADFTCPSWLSPGAKKFIKRILDPNPLTRITIHDILNDEWFKKGYKPPKFEEEEDVNLDDVDAAFNDSTEHFVTERKEKPESLNAFEFISRSQSFSLDKLFEKPTGHVKRETRFASHCPPNEIISKIEEAAKPLGFNVHKQNYKMKLKGDKNGRKGQLSVATEVFEVAPCLHMVELRKTGGDTLEFHKFYKQFSSGLKDVVWKAEDIAEEP